The following coding sequences are from one Rutidosis leptorrhynchoides isolate AG116_Rl617_1_P2 chromosome 11, CSIRO_AGI_Rlap_v1, whole genome shotgun sequence window:
- the LOC139875262 gene encoding uncharacterized protein: MAYQQCIPILCIDGTHLKGNYNGKMLTAVAKNANGQILSVAFAVVDNESNESWAWFLELVQTHVNVSKRDLFIISDRHVGILNAMANQQYGWHHHYCLRHIRSNLMTKFNRNTELKKLC; encoded by the coding sequence ATGGCGTACCAACAATGTATTCCTATACTTTGTATTGATGGGACTCATTTGAAGGGTAACTACAATGGCAAGATGCTTACAGCGGTAGCCAAAAATGCCAACGGGCAAATTCTGTCTGTTGCATTTGCAGTAGTTGATAATGAATCGAACGAAAGTTGGGCTTGGTTTTTGGAACTGGTCCAAACACATGTTAATGTCAGTAAAAGAGATTTGTTTATTATATCTGATCGTCATGTAGGTATACTTAATGCGATGGCTAACCAGCAATATGGTTGGCATCATCATTATTGCTTGCGCCACATTCGTAGTAACTTGATGACAAAGTTTAACAGAAACACCGAGTTGAAGAAGTTGTGTTAG